From the Martelella mediterranea DSM 17316 genome, one window contains:
- a CDS encoding Hsp33 family molecular chaperone — translation MQNLETQLGELGFAGDDMVVPFQVDALDVRGRTVQLGPLLDTMLARHAYPEPVARLLAEAVVLTALIGTSLKFEGKFTVQTKGDGPVDLLVADFSTPDALRGYARFDQAALDAAIEAGKSEPEALLGRGVLAFTIDQGGFMQPYQGIVELDGRSLEEIAMAYFRQSEQIPTAVRLGVAKLFSRDEDGQPRESWRAGGLVAQFLPQEPERMRQPDLHGGDGDDGVLSHDPDDAWSEARAMVETIDLDEMTDPEVGAERLLYRLFHERGVTVYPAHGVYDRCSCSREKIRDVLGAFTAEELAESTENGKITVTCEFCSTAYEYAPEEFGQD, via the coding sequence ATGCAAAATCTTGAAACGCAACTCGGCGAACTCGGTTTCGCCGGTGATGACATGGTTGTGCCCTTCCAGGTGGATGCGCTCGATGTGCGCGGCCGCACGGTCCAGCTCGGCCCGTTGCTGGATACCATGCTGGCGCGCCACGCCTATCCCGAGCCTGTCGCCCGGCTGCTGGCCGAAGCGGTGGTGCTGACGGCGCTGATCGGCACATCGCTGAAATTCGAAGGCAAGTTCACCGTCCAGACCAAGGGCGACGGCCCGGTCGACCTGCTGGTCGCCGATTTCTCGACACCGGATGCGCTGCGCGGCTATGCCCGTTTCGATCAGGCGGCCCTCGATGCCGCGATCGAGGCGGGCAAGAGCGAGCCGGAAGCGCTGCTCGGTCGCGGCGTGCTCGCCTTCACCATCGACCAGGGCGGCTTCATGCAGCCCTATCAGGGGATCGTGGAGCTTGACGGGCGTTCGCTCGAGGAAATCGCCATGGCCTATTTCCGCCAGTCGGAGCAGATCCCGACGGCGGTGCGTCTCGGCGTCGCGAAGCTGTTTTCGCGCGATGAGGACGGTCAGCCGCGCGAAAGCTGGCGGGCCGGCGGGCTGGTGGCCCAGTTCCTGCCGCAGGAGCCGGAGCGCATGCGCCAGCCGGACCTTCACGGCGGCGACGGCGATGACGGCGTGCTGTCGCACGATCCGGACGATGCCTGGTCGGAAGCCCGCGCCATGGTCGAAACCATCGATCTCGACGAGATGACCGATCCGGAAGTCGGCGCGGAGCGGCTGCTCTATCGGCTGTTTCATGAACGCGGCGTCACGGTCTATCCCGCCCACGGGGTCTATGACCGCTGTTCGTGCTCGCGCGAGAAAATCCGCGACGTGCTCGGCGCCTTCACGGCCGAGGAACTCGCGGAAAGCACCGAGAACGGCAAGATCACGGTGACCTGCGAATTCTGTTCGACGGCGTATGAATATGCGCCGGAGGAGTTCGGCCAGGATTGA
- the argF gene encoding ornithine carbamoyltransferase, producing the protein MSNPRHFLDLSAVSKSALRGILDDAASRKTAQKAGTADKPLAGKVLAMIFEKPSTRTRVSFDVGMRQLGGDTLVLSGKDMQLGRAETIGDTAKVLSRYVDAIMIRTTDHDRLLELAETATVPVINGLTDATHPCQIMADLQTFEEHNGPVAGKTIAWTGDGNNVLHSFLEGAGRFSYRMNIAVPKGSEPEMRFVDWARAEGAEVNFFETAAEAVAGADCVVTDTWVSMNQEHKARGHNVFQPYQVNADLMKKANGNAIFMHCLPAHRGEEVTDEVMDGPQSVVFDEAENRLHAQKSVLAWCLGVFD; encoded by the coding sequence ATGTCCAATCCGAGGCATTTTCTCGATCTCTCCGCCGTTTCGAAATCCGCGCTGCGCGGCATTCTCGATGACGCGGCGAGCCGAAAGACCGCCCAGAAGGCAGGCACCGCGGACAAGCCTCTGGCCGGCAAGGTGCTGGCGATGATCTTCGAAAAACCGTCGACGCGCACCCGAGTTTCCTTCGACGTCGGCATGCGCCAGCTCGGCGGCGACACGCTGGTGCTGTCCGGCAAGGACATGCAGCTTGGCCGCGCCGAGACGATCGGCGACACCGCCAAGGTGCTGTCGCGCTATGTCGATGCGATCATGATCCGCACCACCGATCACGATCGGCTGCTGGAGCTTGCCGAAACCGCCACCGTGCCGGTGATCAACGGGCTGACGGATGCGACCCATCCCTGCCAGATCATGGCCGACCTGCAGACCTTCGAGGAGCATAACGGCCCGGTGGCGGGAAAGACCATTGCCTGGACCGGCGACGGCAATAATGTGCTGCATTCCTTCCTGGAAGGCGCCGGGCGGTTTTCCTACCGCATGAACATCGCCGTGCCGAAAGGCTCGGAGCCGGAAATGCGGTTCGTCGACTGGGCGCGCGCGGAAGGCGCGGAGGTCAACTTCTTCGAGACGGCGGCCGAGGCCGTTGCGGGCGCCGATTGCGTGGTCACCGATACCTGGGTTTCGATGAACCAGGAGCACAAGGCGCGCGGCCACAATGTGTTCCAGCCCTATCAGGTGAATGCCGACCTGATGAAAAAGGCGAATGGCAACGCCATATTCATGCACTGCCTGCCCGCCCATCGTGGCGAGGAGGTGACTGACGAGGTGATGGACGGTCCGCAATCGGTCGTCTTTGACGAGGCCGAAAACCGGCTTCATGCCCAGAAATCCGTTCTGGCCTGGTGCCTCGGCGTCTTCGACTGA
- a CDS encoding aspartate aminotransferase family protein — translation MSGASPLYNTFARIPLTFERGEGVWLITDKGERYLDFAAGVAVNSLGHAHPHLVAALKDQADKLWHVSNLYQVAGQEKLAERLTAATFADKVFFSNSGAEALETAIKTARRYHYAKGHPEKIDIITFEGAFHGRTLATIAAGGQAKYMEGFGPKAPGFVQIPAGDLDLLKETISDTTAALMIEPIQGEGGVRTVDKAFLHAMRALCEEHGLLLIFDEVQTGVGRTGTLFAYEQTGVAPDIMAIAKGIGGGFPMAACLATEEAASGMVPGVHGTTFGGNPLAMAVGNAVLDVVLEDGFLEHVKEVGLVFKQGLAELKDRYPGVIGEIRGEGLMLGIKANLPAGELAAAMREEKLLSVPAGDNVIRLLPPLTVTVEEAREGLARLGRAAEKLSAA, via the coding sequence ATGTCCGGTGCATCGCCTCTTTATAATACGTTTGCCAGAATACCGCTCACTTTCGAGCGCGGCGAAGGCGTTTGGCTGATCACGGACAAGGGCGAGCGATATCTCGACTTTGCCGCCGGCGTCGCCGTCAATTCCCTTGGCCACGCCCACCCGCATCTGGTCGCGGCGCTGAAGGATCAGGCCGACAAGCTGTGGCATGTCTCGAACCTCTATCAGGTTGCCGGCCAGGAAAAACTGGCCGAACGCCTGACGGCGGCGACCTTTGCCGACAAGGTGTTCTTCTCCAATTCCGGGGCTGAAGCGCTGGAGACGGCGATCAAGACCGCGCGGCGCTATCATTATGCCAAGGGCCATCCGGAGAAGATCGACATCATCACCTTCGAGGGCGCGTTCCATGGGCGGACGCTCGCAACGATCGCGGCCGGCGGCCAGGCGAAATACATGGAAGGCTTCGGGCCGAAGGCGCCGGGCTTTGTCCAGATTCCGGCTGGCGATCTCGATCTGCTGAAGGAAACGATTTCCGATACGACCGCCGCCTTGATGATCGAACCGATCCAGGGCGAGGGTGGCGTGCGCACCGTCGACAAGGCCTTTCTTCATGCCATGCGCGCGCTCTGCGAGGAGCATGGCCTGTTGTTGATCTTCGACGAAGTCCAGACCGGCGTCGGGCGCACCGGCACGCTGTTTGCCTATGAACAGACCGGGGTCGCGCCGGATATCATGGCGATTGCCAAAGGCATTGGCGGCGGTTTTCCGATGGCTGCCTGCCTTGCGACCGAGGAGGCCGCATCCGGCATGGTGCCGGGCGTGCATGGCACCACGTTCGGCGGCAATCCGCTGGCCATGGCCGTCGGCAATGCGGTGCTCGACGTGGTGCTGGAAGACGGCTTCCTGGAGCATGTCAAGGAGGTGGGCCTGGTGTTCAAGCAGGGGCTTGCCGAGTTGAAGGACCGCTATCCGGGCGTGATCGGCGAAATCCGCGGCGAAGGCCTGATGCTGGGCATCAAGGCCAATCTGCCGGCCGGCGAACTGGCGGCGGCCATGCGCGAGGAAAAGCTGCTTTCCGTGCCGGCTGGCGACAATGTGATCCGTCTTCTACCGCCCTTGACCGTGACGGTCGAGGAAGCGCGTGAAGGTCTTGCCCGGTTAGGCCGTGCCGCTGAAAAGCTTTCGGCAGCCTAG
- a CDS encoding GcrA family cell cycle regulator encodes MSWTDERVEKLKQLWSEGLSASQIATQLGGVSRNAVIGKVHRLSLPGRAKSGGAPPQSAPRATARNTAPPRAPNFASRVAGRRPAAPPQSTPSAPRTAGATALKQEVEADIAPAARPRSNPDNVVPIMKKVALTELTEMTCKWPVGDPTQDDFYFCGCDAKDNSPYCSYHAKLAYQPVSDRRRAG; translated from the coding sequence ATGAGCTGGACAGACGAACGCGTCGAAAAACTCAAACAACTCTGGTCGGAAGGACTGAGCGCCAGCCAGATCGCGACCCAACTCGGCGGTGTGAGCCGCAATGCCGTGATCGGCAAGGTGCATCGCCTTTCGCTGCCCGGCCGCGCCAAGAGCGGTGGCGCGCCGCCGCAGTCAGCCCCCCGGGCGACCGCGCGCAACACCGCACCGCCACGCGCGCCGAACTTCGCCTCGCGCGTCGCAGGCCGCCGCCCGGCCGCTCCGCCTCAAAGCACGCCATCCGCGCCGCGCACCGCTGGCGCCACCGCGCTCAAGCAGGAGGTCGAGGCCGATATCGCTCCGGCCGCGCGTCCCCGATCGAATCCCGACAATGTCGTGCCGATCATGAAGAAGGTGGCGCTTACCGAGCTCACCGAAATGACCTGCAAATGGCCGGTCGGCGACCCGACCCAGGACGATTTCTACTTCTGCGGTTGCGATGCAAAGGACAATTCCCCCTATTGCAGCTACCACGCAAAGCTCGCCTACCAGCCTGTCAGCGACCGCCGCCGGGCTGGGTAA
- a CDS encoding nucleotidyltransferase family protein has product MKAELSEVMSAVSDSPLIRPLLENWRLIDLPDCWLVAGALAQTVWNRRFGMDPAHGIADIDIVYFDATDLSERAEARHAARIRAAFSALPAWIDVKNQARVHLWYGDRFGFDIEAYDSVSEAITTFPTTATAFGIRPTGEGFECDAPFGLADLLNAVVRPNKTQVSREAYENKVERWKTLWPDLTVIGWDG; this is encoded by the coding sequence ATGAAGGCTGAACTATCAGAGGTCATGTCGGCGGTATCGGACAGTCCGCTTATCAGGCCGCTTCTTGAAAACTGGCGCCTGATCGACCTTCCGGATTGCTGGCTGGTGGCCGGCGCGCTGGCGCAGACGGTCTGGAACCGCCGGTTCGGGATGGACCCGGCGCACGGCATCGCGGATATCGATATCGTCTATTTCGATGCCACCGACCTGTCGGAACGGGCGGAAGCCCGCCATGCTGCCCGTATCCGCGCGGCTTTTTCCGCTCTGCCTGCCTGGATCGACGTCAAGAACCAGGCCCGGGTGCATCTCTGGTACGGCGACCGTTTCGGCTTCGACATCGAAGCATATGACAGCGTCTCGGAGGCGATCACGACCTTCCCGACCACAGCCACCGCCTTCGGCATCAGACCGACGGGCGAGGGCTTCGAATGCGATGCGCCCTTCGGTCTCGCCGATCTCCTCAACGCCGTCGTGCGCCCGAACAAGACACAGGTGTCCCGCGAGGCGTATGAGAACAAGGTTGAGCGCTGGAAGACGCTCTGGCCGGATCTGACGGTGATCGGCTGGGATGGGTGA
- the fdhD gene encoding formate dehydrogenase accessory sulfurtransferase FdhD has translation MAGAPLKPLFTHGSREEAADRPLAAEMAVAISYGGSTHAVMMATPEDLIDFAYGFSLTEGIIRDAREIEAVDVVAFDKGIDVQITLQADRSEALAARRRSMAGPVGCGLCGLESIDAAVRDVPKIAAPEFRLQVDEVDAAVEALSRAQPLFAATRAVHGAGFYRPGDGMLAVREDVGRHNALDKLIGALAREDIDAGAGAIVVSSRLSVEMVQKAAIAGSPVLIAISAPTALAVETAEAAGVTLIATARGDGFSVYTGADRIVAAGSDEG, from the coding sequence ATGGCCGGAGCCCCCCTGAAGCCCCTGTTTACCCATGGAAGCCGTGAAGAGGCGGCCGACCGGCCCCTTGCCGCCGAGATGGCGGTGGCGATAAGCTATGGCGGTTCCACCCATGCGGTGATGATGGCGACGCCCGAAGATCTCATCGATTTCGCCTATGGCTTCAGCCTGACGGAAGGCATCATCAGGGATGCTCGGGAGATCGAGGCGGTCGATGTCGTTGCCTTCGACAAGGGCATCGATGTGCAGATTACGCTGCAGGCGGATCGCTCCGAGGCGCTTGCCGCCCGCCGCCGCTCCATGGCCGGGCCTGTCGGCTGCGGGCTTTGCGGGCTGGAGAGCATCGATGCGGCCGTGCGGGATGTGCCGAAAATCGCCGCCCCGGAGTTTCGCCTCCAGGTCGACGAGGTGGATGCCGCCGTGGAGGCGCTGTCGCGCGCGCAGCCGCTGTTTGCCGCCACCCGCGCGGTGCATGGCGCGGGCTTCTACCGTCCGGGCGACGGCATGCTGGCGGTGCGCGAGGATGTCGGCCGCCATAACGCGCTCGACAAGCTGATCGGCGCCCTGGCGCGCGAGGACATTGATGCAGGCGCGGGTGCGATCGTCGTCAGCAGCCGGCTCTCGGTGGAAATGGTGCAGAAGGCGGCGATTGCCGGCAGCCCGGTGCTGATCGCGATTTCCGCGCCAACGGCGCTTGCCGTCGAGACCGCCGAGGCCGCCGGCGTCACGCTGATTGCCACGGCGCGCGGCGACGGCTTCAGCGTCTACACCGGCGCCGACCGGATCGTCGCAGCGGGGTCCGATGAAGGCTGA
- a CDS encoding PLP-dependent aminotransferase family protein has protein sequence MTKWRPNPRLIKRPAYLSIAEQIAAAVRSGLLIDGMRLPPQREMAADLKVSVQTISRAYEELTRRGMVVGEVGRGSYIKAEPVAPERPYLTEGGSGVIDLSILKPVCESRSLAKFRAAFAELGATMPPELAFSMMPNALFQRYRMAGVNWLAACGLKAPAHGITVTNGSSDAMTAAFMSVVPAGGALAVEALTHPMVRPLAGYLGIDLEGVEVDGEGIVPAALEAVAGRKRLRAIFLQPSAAGPQALVMSAPRRRAIAAIARRLDLAIIENDVLGPLVENRPPPVAAFAPERTVYMTDLSKNTIPGLRCGFVAAPDRFAAAVSNRYLAANWVATPVMAEIASRWILDGTAIELVNWQRQALMRRRAIAEKALAGIACRMTPGALHVWIPLPEGLTEAAMVERAKSRGVAVAAGSSFHVGRAAAPPAIRVALAASSELELASSLALVAAILKGERQLPKPVMV, from the coding sequence ATGACAAAATGGCGCCCGAACCCCCGGCTGATCAAGCGGCCGGCCTATCTCTCCATTGCCGAACAGATCGCGGCAGCCGTGCGCAGCGGCCTGCTGATCGATGGCATGCGCCTGCCGCCGCAGCGCGAGATGGCGGCCGATCTCAAGGTGTCGGTGCAGACGATCAGCCGCGCCTATGAGGAGTTGACGCGGCGCGGCATGGTGGTCGGCGAGGTCGGGCGCGGGTCCTACATCAAGGCGGAACCGGTGGCGCCGGAGCGGCCGTATCTCACCGAGGGCGGCAGCGGCGTCATCGACCTTTCGATCCTGAAGCCGGTTTGCGAGAGCCGCAGCCTTGCCAAGTTCCGCGCGGCCTTCGCCGAACTCGGCGCCACCATGCCGCCGGAACTGGCGTTCTCGATGATGCCCAACGCGCTGTTCCAGCGCTACCGCATGGCCGGCGTCAACTGGCTGGCAGCCTGCGGGCTGAAGGCGCCGGCCCACGGCATCACGGTCACCAACGGTTCCAGCGATGCGATGACGGCGGCGTTCATGAGCGTGGTGCCGGCCGGCGGCGCGCTGGCGGTGGAGGCGCTGACGCACCCGATGGTGCGACCGCTCGCCGGCTATCTCGGCATCGATCTCGAAGGCGTGGAGGTGGATGGCGAGGGCATCGTGCCGGCCGCGCTGGAAGCCGTTGCCGGCCGGAAGCGTCTGCGGGCGATCTTCCTCCAGCCATCGGCCGCCGGTCCGCAGGCGCTAGTGATGAGCGCGCCGCGCCGCCGCGCGATTGCGGCGATTGCCCGCAGGCTCGATCTCGCCATCATCGAAAACGATGTGCTGGGACCGCTCGTCGAAAACCGCCCGCCGCCGGTCGCCGCTTTCGCGCCGGAGCGCACGGTCTACATGACCGACCTGTCCAAGAACACGATCCCGGGGCTGCGCTGCGGCTTCGTGGCCGCCCCTGATCGCTTTGCCGCCGCCGTTTCCAACCGTTATCTCGCGGCGAACTGGGTGGCGACGCCGGTTATGGCGGAGATCGCCAGCCGCTGGATCCTCGATGGCACTGCGATCGAACTCGTCAACTGGCAGCGCCAGGCGCTGATGCGCCGTCGCGCGATCGCGGAAAAAGCGCTCGCCGGCATCGCCTGCCGGATGACGCCCGGCGCGCTGCATGTCTGGATACCGCTGCCGGAGGGCCTCACCGAGGCGGCGATGGTCGAGCGGGCGAAAAGCCGGGGCGTTGCTGTCGCGGCCGGGTCGAGCTTCCATGTCGGCCGCGCGGCCGCGCCGCCGGCGATCCGGGTGGCGCTTGCCGCCTCGAGCGAGCTCGAACTCGCCTCGTCGTTGGCGCTGGTCGCGGCCATCCTGAAGGGCGAGCGGCAGCTTCCCAAACCGGTGATGGTGTAA
- a CDS encoding lysine-2,3-aminomutase-like protein: MSESKAKTVITDTDALVARGLVPANAAGDIARVAEDFRIRIPAHILSAIDTLAADDPLARQFVPDARELQAYDGEMDDPIGDGAFERAKGVTHRYPDRVLLKPTHACQVYCRFCFRRETVGEPEAALDREELAAALDYIRAHSEIWEVILSGGDPLVLSDRRLAALMRSLGEIDHVAVIRIHTRAPLVTPERITDGLVDALKRAGKTVNIVIHVNHPRELTEAVRGGLARLADGGIPLFAQTVLLKGINDDAETLAALFKALLANRVKPYYLHHLDKAKGVAHFAVPIARGQALMRALQGSISGLCLPTYVLDIPGGQGKAPIGPSYLEEMGADEYEVTDYRGGKHSYSDWR, encoded by the coding sequence ATGTCCGAGAGCAAAGCGAAAACCGTGATAACCGACACCGATGCGCTGGTGGCGCGCGGGCTCGTGCCGGCGAATGCGGCGGGCGATATCGCGCGGGTTGCCGAGGATTTCCGCATCCGCATTCCGGCCCATATCCTGTCGGCGATCGACACGCTGGCCGCCGATGATCCGCTGGCGCGCCAGTTCGTGCCGGATGCGCGCGAGCTTCAAGCCTATGACGGCGAGATGGACGACCCGATCGGCGACGGCGCGTTCGAGCGCGCCAAGGGCGTCACCCACCGCTATCCCGACCGTGTGCTTCTGAAGCCAACCCACGCCTGCCAGGTCTATTGCCGTTTCTGCTTCCGCCGCGAAACCGTGGGCGAGCCGGAGGCGGCGCTTGACAGGGAGGAGCTTGCGGCGGCGCTCGACTATATCCGCGCCCATAGCGAAATCTGGGAGGTGATCCTGTCGGGCGGCGATCCGCTGGTGCTTTCCGACCGCAGGCTTGCCGCGCTGATGCGCTCGCTCGGCGAGATCGACCATGTCGCCGTGATCCGCATCCACACCCGCGCGCCGTTGGTCACGCCCGAGCGCATCACCGACGGTCTGGTCGACGCGCTGAAGCGGGCCGGCAAGACCGTCAATATCGTCATCCACGTCAATCATCCGCGCGAGCTGACGGAGGCGGTGCGCGGTGGGCTCGCCCGCCTTGCCGATGGCGGCATTCCACTGTTCGCCCAGACCGTGCTGCTGAAGGGCATCAACGACGACGCCGAAACGCTGGCGGCCCTGTTCAAGGCGCTCCTCGCCAACCGGGTCAAGCCGTATTACCTGCACCATCTCGACAAGGCCAAGGGCGTCGCCCATTTCGCCGTGCCGATCGCGCGCGGCCAGGCGCTGATGCGGGCGCTGCAAGGCAGTATCTCGGGGCTCTGCCTGCCGACCTATGTGCTCGATATTCCGGGCGGCCAGGGCAAGGCGCCGATCGGACCTTCCTATCTGGAGGAAATGGGTGCCGACGAATACGAGGTCACGGATTACCGGGGAGGAAAACATTCCTATTCCGACTGGCGGTAA